Proteins encoded in a region of the Synergistaceae bacterium genome:
- the fabZ gene encoding 3-hydroxyacyl-ACP dehydratase FabZ, protein MFDIYKIMKCLPHRYPFLLVDRILEIDEEHAVGLKNVTYNEPFFQGHFPQEPIMPGVLVLEAMGQVAAMMLSSRPGKESLITFLTGVERAKFRRPVRPGDQLVTTAELKRLRKNAGKVRTVGRVDGEVAAEAEFSFLAAPTLVEDGEKADG, encoded by the coding sequence ATGTTCGACATCTACAAGATTATGAAGTGCTTGCCCCATCGCTATCCCTTCCTGCTGGTGGACCGCATACTGGAGATCGACGAGGAGCACGCCGTGGGGCTGAAGAACGTCACCTACAACGAGCCCTTCTTCCAGGGGCACTTCCCGCAGGAGCCGATAATGCCCGGGGTACTGGTGCTTGAGGCGATGGGGCAGGTGGCGGCGATGATGCTCTCCTCCAGGCCGGGAAAAGAGAGTTTGATAACATTCCTGACCGGGGTTGAGAGGGCGAAGTTCCGCAGGCCGGTCAGGCCGGGGGATCAGCTGGTGACCACCGCCGAGCTGAAGAGGCTTCGAAAGAACGCGGGGAAGGTGCGCACTGTCGGCAGGGTCGACGGGGAAGTGGCGGCGGAGGCGGAGTTCAGCTTCCTGGCGGCGCCCACCCTGGTCGAGGACGGAGAGAAGGCGGACGGCTAG